The Pukyongia salina genome segment AAAACCGACTTAAATACGTTGCCGAATTTCGTGATGGGGTTGCAAAAGTAGGACTTCAGCAGATCGCAAAGGATCACCCATTCTACAATTTGGATGGAAAAGATAATATTGTCTTGTTCTACACCCAACGATATTCAGATCAGCCGTTGATCATCAAAGGTGCCGGGGCCGGAGCCGAAGTTACCGCTTCGGGATTGTTCGGGGATATAATCAGTTTGGGTAAAAATTAAATTATGGATCAGCTTCAGATATTCTCTCCTGCAACTGTTGCCAACGTATCTTGCGGTTACGATGCTATGGCGTTCGCACTGGAATCTCTAGGGGATGAAATGACATTTCGGAAGAATGATTTGGGGAAAACCCGCATTGTAAAGATAGAAGGGGCCGATCTGCCATTCGAATCCAATAAGAATGTAGCGGCTGCAGTTGCCAAACGAATGCTGCAGGACGCAGGCGCCAATTTTGGTGTGGATATAGAGATCGTTAAAAAATACAAACCGGGAAGCGGATTAGGAAGTAGCGCAGCCAGTGGAGCGGGAGCTGCTTTTGCCATAAACCAACTGCTTAATAACCGCTATACAAAACTAGAACAACTTAAATACGCTATGTTTGGGGAAGAAGTGGCGTGCGGATCTCAGATCGCAGATAATGTGGCCGCTGCACTCTACGGAGGATTTGTGCTAATTCGTAGTTACGAACCTTTGGATATCGTTTCTATTCCTACACCCTCCCAATTATTCGTTACAGTGATCCATCCACAAATTGAAATAAAGACCGAAGACGCCAGAAATATTCTACCCAAAGAGATCCCAATGAAAACAGCAATATCCCAATGGGCGAATGTGGGCGGACTCATAGCAGGGTTGCATAGTTCAGATTACGATCTCATTGGCAGGTCACTAACCGATCATGTGGTAGAACCTTATCGCAAGAAGTTCATTCCACATTTCGATGCCTTAAAAAGAGCTGCGTTGGATCATGGAGCTTTGGGAGCAGGGATCTCAGGATCCGGGCCCTCGGTATTCGCCCTGGTAAAAGGAGCAGAAATGGCAGAAAAGATCGCGGCTGCTTTCAATGAGGTGTATAAGGATTCGGCCATCGATTACCGAATTTATACCTCGGGAATCGCCAAAACAGGAATAACATTGAGCAACGAATAATGCAGTATTTCAGCTTAAATAAACAGGCAGAAAAGGTGAGTTTCAAGGAGGCTGTCATTAAAGGACTTGCGCCCGATAAAGGATTGTATTTCCCGGAAACCATCACCAAACTTCCTACGCGATTCTTCGATCGAATTGAACAATTGGAGGATCACGAGATCGCATTTCATGTTATAGACCAATTTGTGGGAGGTGAGATCCCGGCCCCTGAATTAAAGCAGATATTAAAGGAAGTGCTTTCGTTCGATTTCCCCCTGGTGGAGGTAAAACCCGATATTTTTTCTCTCGAACTGTTTCATGGGCCTACGCTTGCCTTCAAAGACGTTGGAGCCAGATTCATGGCACGTTGCCTGGGGTACTTCAACCGGGAGAAGCAGGCCGAAAAGGTGACCGTACTCGTGGCCACGTCTGGAGATACGGGCGGAGCTGTGGCCAATGGATTTTTTAATGTTCCGGGGGTTGAAGTGGTGATCCTGTATCCGTCCGGCAAGGTGAGTGAAATTCAGGAAAAACAACTCACAACACTGGGTAAAAACATAAGCGCAATGGAAGTTAAAGGCAATTTCGACGATTGCCAGACCATGGTAAAACAAGCTTTTCTGGATGAGGATTTCGCAGGTAAAGTGAAACTTACTTCGGCTAACAGTATCAACGTAGCGCGCTGGTTGCCGCAGATGTTTTATTATTTCAGTGCATACAAACGATTAAAAGAAAAAGGTAAACCAATAATTTTTTCGGTGCCTAGTGGCAATTTCGGGAATATCTGCGCCGGGATGATGGCGAGGAAACTAGGACTCCCAATTGCACATTTTATAACGGGAACTAATGAGAATGATGTTGTACCGGAATATCTGAGAACCGGTATTTACCAACAAAAAAATACGATCTCCACTATTTCCAATGCGATGGATGTGGCGGCCCCAAGTAATTTTGTTAGGATAAAAGAACTTTACGATCACGATCTGGAGAAGCTACGGGAGGACTTGTCGGGATATAGTTATACCGATACACAAAACTTAATGGTAATGAAGGATCTGTGCGGTGCATATTCCTATACGGCCGATCCTCATGGCGCGATCGGGTTTGCGGCTCTTTCAGATTATATTACTGAAAATGATTTTCAGGGGATAGGGGTGTTTTTGGAAACCGCCCATCCGGTAAAATTCCTGGATGTTATTCCGAAGGAAATAGCCGAACAAATTACCCTGCCGGAAAGTATTCAAGCCATTATTGATAAAGAAAAAAGCGCTATGCAGATCTCCTCATACAAGGAATTGAAGGACTATCTCTTGCGATAGAATGTTCGGGCAAAAGAAACTTTTCTCAAGATTTTAACAGAATAATTTGGAGAAGTCGAATCTGTTTCTCAATATTTGTACTCATAAAGTTCAAACTTTTACTGAAGTGTTATCAAGAAAGGTGGAGGGATTAGACCCTGTGAAACCTTAGCAACCCTTTCTCCGGAATGAAGGTGCTAAATTCTACACAGCTTAGGCTGATGATAGATAACAACGTGACAATAGTTCTTTTTGTCACTTTATTTCTTATAACATTTTTCTGGTAAATACGTCCTACGGGCGCATTTTGACTTTTGTTTTAATTATCTATTAACTCAAAAAAAAAGAAAAATGAGTGCAACAAAAATTATTCATGCGATCCCAAGTGATCCGCTTACCGGGGCTATTTCTGTACCGGTCTATCAAACTTCAACTTTTATTCAGGAAGCGCCTGGTGTGAACAAGGGCTTCGACTATGCCCGCTCTAACAATCCAACCCGTAAGGTGCTGGAAGATGTGATCGCCGAATTGGAAGGTGGCGATGCCGGTTTTGCCTTCTCTACCGGACTTGCGGCCATCGACGCCGTATTAAAACTCTTATCGGCCGGAGATGAGATCGTGGCAGTAGATGATATTTACGGTGGTGCCTACAGACTTTTTACCCACGTCTACGAAAAACTTGGTATTAGTGTGAACTATGTGGACACAACCGAGGTGGACAATGTGGCTGCCGCTGTTAATGAAAAGACCAAATTCATCTGGATAGAATCTCCAACAAATCCTACCCTAAAAGTTTCAGATATCCGCGCTATTGCCGCAATAGCTGCACAAGTTGGAGCATATCTTGTGGTGGACAACACTTTTGCCAGTCCCATCGGGCAAAACCCTATTTCCCTGGGGGCCGATATTGTTATTCACAGCGGTACCAAATATATTGGAGGCCATTCAGACCTGGTAGCAGGACTTGTGGTCACCGCTGCGCCGGAGCTTTCAGAAAAAATAAAATTTGTGCAGAATGCCTCTGGAGGAGTATTGGGTCCCTGGGATTGTTTTCTTACCATACGCGGTATCGAAACCCTGGATATCCGGTTTAGAAAACAATCTGAAAATGCCTTATCAATAGCGCGATTCCTGCAACATCATCCCGAAGTTGACGAGGTGTTCTATCCGGGTCTGGATACCCATAAAAATCATCACATCGCAGCCAGACAACAGAATAATCTGTTTGGCGGTGTGGTTTCATTCAGTTTAAAAAACGATTCCACTGATGTAGCAAATGCCTTTGTTACCCACACCAGGTTCTTCAAATTGGCGGAAAGTCTGGGAGGGGTGAAAAGTCTGCTATGTCATCCGGCTCAAATGACGCATGCCTCTATCCCAAGGGATCGTAGACTGCGGTCGGGAATTAAGGATTCACTCATTAGACTATCCTGCGGAATAGAAGAACCACAGGATCTAATAGAAGATCTGAATACTGCCTTTAAAAGCGTCAATACAGCAACCCAATTAATCTATGCCTGAGATGAGTACCGAAATAAAAGAAAACAATACCAGCCGAATTGATCTTCAACTTTTGAAAAAGAAGAAGGTCAATCTGGCGGTATTTGGTCATGGAAACGTAGGTGGTAAGCTGTTGGATCAGATCCTGGAATCGGCGGCATCCATTAGTGAAAGGAAACATATCGTCCTTAATGTTTTTGCTGTGGCGAATTCCGGGCAACTATTGTTTCAAACCGATGGCATTGATGAGAACTGGAGAAATAAACTGAAGGCAGAGAAAGCAGGTTGGGACATTTCCGAGGTGATAAAATTTGCCAGGCAATATAACCTGAAGAACCTTATCGCTATTGATAATACAGGGAGTACAGAATTTGTAGAACATTATCCGAAGCTGATCGAAGGAGGATTTAACCTTGTTTCATCCAACAAACATCCTAACACCAGGGATCTTGAATTCTACCACGAACTGCGTAGTCTGCTTCAGCGTCATGAAAAGGAATTCTTTTATGAAACAAATGTAGGTGCGGGTTTGCCTCTTATAGACACCATAAAATTACTTCATTTGTCCGGTGAGAATATCACGCGTATCCGAGGAGTGTTTTCCGGTTCTCTGAGTTATATCTTTAATACTTTTTCTGAAAATGATGATAGCTTCGGAAATGTGCTGAAGAAAGCCATGAATTATGGTTTTACCGAACCCGATCCAAGGGAAGATCTTTCGGGTAACGACGTGGGAAGAAAATTGCTTATTTTGGCTCGCGAATTAGATTTACACCACGAATTAACCGACGTGAATATCGAGAATCTAATTCCGAAGCCTTTACGAACCATTCCGAAGCATGAATTCCTGGAACAGTTGGATGCTCTTGATGTTAAGTTTCATATTAAGAAACGAAATCAGAAAAAAGATCACGTGCTTAGATACATTGGTGATCTCCATGGGGATCTTTCCGAAGTAAATGGTGGTACACTGGATGTGAAGCTGGTTTCGGTACCGCGGGACAGTACCCTAGGACAGCTTAGTAACAGTGATTCGTTATTCGAGATATACACTCAAAACTACGCCCAGCACCCCATTACCATAAAAGGTGCGGGTGCAGGCGGAGCGGTTACGGCCCGGGGTGTATTGGGCGATATATTGAGATTAAGCGATAAACTATAATTGAAGGAACATGGATAAGAAAGTAGCGATCATTGGTTGTGGGAATTTGGGAATAGCTATTCTAAAAGGATTGCTGGACAGCAAGTATACCGCAGCAGAGAATATCACCGTAACTCGAAGGAATGTGGAGGCTCTTAGCGAATTCTCCAGGGAAGGAGTAGTGGTTACAACCGATAATCGTTCAGCGGTTAAAAATGCCGATCTCATCCTCGTTGCCTTGAAACCGCATAACATCCTAACCGTTTTACAAGATCTAAAACAAGAATTTGACCCTAACAGGCATATCCTGATATCCCTCGCAACTGGAATCTCAATTGCCCAACTAGGAGAGGCTAGCTCGACAGAGCTGTCAATATTCAGGGCTATGCCTAATACTGCCGCTTTTGTAAAGGAGTCGCTCACTTGTATTTGTGCGAATACCGATAACCGGCAGACGCTGGAAACAGTGCGGCAGTTATTTGATGGGATAGGGGAGATCCAGTTCATAGAAGAAGAGCTTATGGAAGCGGCCACCGTCCTGGGAGCCTGTGGTATTGCCTATGTCTTACGATTTATGCGGGCCATGGTTCAGGGTGGGATCCAAATTGGTTTTAGCTCTAAAGTTGCAAGTTTTATAGTAAATCAGACAGTGAACGGAGCATCGAGATTACTTATAGAGAAAAGGGCACATCCCGAGGAGGAGATCGATAAGGTTACTACCCCCAAAGGATGTACAATTGAAGGGTTAAATGAAATGGAGCACAATGGATTTAGCTCTGCACTAATTAAGGGAATTGTTACCTCCTTTGAAAAGATCGAAAAATAATTCAGAAATACAATTTATGAAAGTAACGCTCAACAGATTAAACGATGATTTCCATTTCGAAGCCAAAGGTGCTTCCAATGTGGTGGTACATATAGACAGCAAAGTAAACGAAGAAGTGCATGGGGCTAGTCCCATGGAACTATTACTCATGGCTGTGGGTGGATGCAATGCCATCGACATAGTGTCGATATTAAAAAAACAAAGACAGCAAATCACCTCCTACGCAATTGAAGTGGAAGGAAAACGTAAAGAAGTTAGGCAGGCCAAGCCGTTTGAGGCAATACATGTTACTGTTTTTCTTGAAGGTGATATAGATGAGGCCAAGGCTAAAAGAGCGGCCCAGCTTAGTTTCGAGAAGTATTGCTCTGTCTCAATTACGCTGGAAGGCGCGGTGGAGGTAACTTACGATGTGTATGTAAATGATAGGAAGGTATGAGTGTATTTTTAGATGAACTAAATAAAAGAATACTTGTGTTGGATGGTGCGATGGGCACCATGTTACAGCGGTATAATTTTACCGAAGAGGATTTTAGGGGTGAACGGTTTAAAGATCATCACAAGTCGGTAAAGGGAAATAACGACTTATTATCCATCACCCAACCCCAGGCCATCGCCGAAGTGCATGGTAAATATTTTGAAGCTGGAGCAGACATTGTGGAGACCAATACCTTTTCGGGTACCAGGATCGCTATGGCCGATTACGACATGGAAGATCTTGTTTACGAACTAAACTACGAATCGGCTAAGATCGCTAAAGAAGTTGCTCTCGAATATACGCGACAAGATCCGGATAAACCGAGATTTGTGGCCGGAGCTATGGGTCCCACCAATAAAACAGCCAGCATGTCTCCTAATGTGAATGACCCGGGATACAGGGGAATAACTTTCGATGCGTTACGTGCGGCTTACAAAGAGCAGGCAGAGGCTTTGGTAGATGGCGGTGTTGATTTCCTGTTGGTTGAAACTATTTTCGACACGCTCAATGCCAAGGCTGCTCTGTTTGCCATTGAAGAACTCAAAGAAGAGAAAAATATCGATCTGCCTGTTATGGTTAGTGGTACGATCACCGATGCCTCGGGCAGGACCTTATCCGGGCAAACAGCCGAAGCATTTCTAATTTCAATTTCTCATGTTCCGCTGGTTAGTGTTGGTTTTAATTGTGCCCTGGGTGCAAAACAGCTCACCCCGCACCTGGAAGTGATCGCGCACAGGACAGATCTTGCCGTTTCGGCATACCCTAATGCAGGCTTACCTAACGCCTTTGGAGAGTATGATGAGAGTGCCGATGAGATGGCCGAACAGATCCGCGAATACCTGGATCGGGGGTTGATAAACATCATTGGTGGTTGCTGCGGAACAACACCGGCCCATATAAAGGCTATTGCCCAACTGGCGGCCTCCTATCAACCTCGTCCCCTAAAAGTTAACACTTTAAAAGTGTGATAAATCTATGAACAGCACCATGATCGAAACAAGATATTTGAAATTATCCGGACTGGAACCTTTAGTTATCACTCCGGAAAGTAATTTCATTAATGTTGGTGAACGGACTAATGTTGCCGGATCCAGGAAATTCTTAAGGCTCATCAAGGATGGTAAGTACGAGGAAGCACTGGATATTGCAAGACATCAGGTGGAGGGAGGAGCGCAGATCATAGACGTGAATATGGATGACGGTCTTATAGACGGTCGCGCCGCTATGGTAAAGTTTCTTAATCTCATTGTTTCCGAACCAGATATTTCGAGAGTCCCTATAATGATCGATAGCTCGAAATGGGAGATCATCGAAGCGGGATTACAGGTAGTGCAGGGGAAATGTGTGGTGAACTCTATAAGTTTAAAGGAAGGGGAAGAAGAGTTTCTCCATCAGGCAAAATTAATTAGAAGATATGGAGCCGCAGTGATCGTAATGGCCTTCGATGAGACCGGGCAGGCCGATAATTATGAGCGGCGCATTGAGATAGCGAAAAGATCTTACGATCTGTTGGTGAAGAAGGTAAATTTCCCTCCCGAAGATATCATATTCGACCTCAATATCTTTCCCGTGGCTACAGGGATGGATGAACATCGTAGAAATGCCGTCGATTTTATAGAAGGGACACGCTGGGTAAAGGAAAATCTCCCGCATTGTAGTGTGAGTGGAGGAGTAAGTAACGTTTCTTTTAGTTTCCGGGGGAATGATGTAGTACGTGAAGCCATGCACTCGGTTTTCCTGTATCATGCCATCCAGGCAGGGATGAATATTGGTATAGTGAACCCGGCCATGCTGGAGGTCTACGACGATATACCCAAAGACCTGCTGGAATATGTGGAAGACGTGATCCTGGACCGTAGGGATGACGCCACAGAACGACTTTTAGAATTTGCCGAGACCGTAAAAGGGGAACGAAAAGAAAAAGTAGCCGATCTATCCTGGCGGGAACTACCGCTACAGGATAGGATAACACGGGCTTTGGTAAAAGGGATAGATGCTTATATTGAAGTAGATGTAGAAGAAGCCCGACAGCAAGTAGATAAACCTATAGAGGTGATCGAAGGCCATTTGATGATAGGTATGAATGTAGTGGGTGATCTCTTCGGAAGTGGTAAAATGTTCCTTCCGCAGGTGGTGAAATCGGCGCGGGTAATGAAAAAAGCTGTGGCTTATTTGCTTCCTTTTATTGAAGAAGATAAGGATGCAACTTCATCCTCCAACGGAAAGATCCTTATGGCCACAGTAAAGGGCGATGTTCATGATATTGGAAAGAACATAGTTTCGGTAGTTCTGGCCTGCAACAACTATGAGATCATCGATCTGGGGGTAATGGTGCCTGCAGAGAAGATCATAGCAACAGCCAAGGAGGAGAATGTCGATATTATTGGGCTCAGTGGTTTGATAACACCTTCGTTAGACGAAATGGTCTTTCTTGCCAAAGAAATGCAGCGCCAGCAGTTTGAAGTGCCGCTTCTTATAGGTGGAGCTACCACAAGCAGAGCACATACCGCGGTTAAGATAGATCCGCAATACGAAAATGCCGTGGTGCATGTTAACGACGCCTCCCGGGCGGTAACAGTGGTAGGAGACCTGCTTCAGAAAGACAGAAAACAGGGATATAAAAACGACCTAAAGAAAGAATACGCAGAATTTAGAGAAAACTTTCTTGGACGCCAGCAGAGGAAAGAATATCTCAGCCTGGAAGAGGCCAGAAAGAATAAGTTATCCCTGGACTGGAGTAGTGATCATATCGTTACCCCCAACGAACCCGGGATCCATCAAATTATGGATCTGGATCTCAATTTGTTATTGCCATATATCGATTGGACCCCTTTCTTCAGGAGTTGGGACCTGCACGGTCGGTTTCCGAACATTCTTGAAGATAGGGTGGTAGGAGAACAGGCCACAGAGTTGTATGAGGATGCTCAGCAAATGCTTAGGCGGATTATTTCTGAAAAATTGTTGCAAGCCAGGGCGGTTTTCGGACTTTTTGAAGCGAACAGTATAAACGATGATGATATAGAGGTTGTGGTTCCTTCTGAAGGTAATTCAGAAAAAAAGATCTTCCGAACCTTAAGACAACAATCCAGAAAAGCAAAAGATAGGCCCAACCTGGCTCTGGCAGATTTTATCGCGCCGAAGGATACGGGGATCACAGATTATATGGGTTGTTTTTGTGTAACGGCCGGCTTTGGAACCGACGAGCTGGCTATGAAATTTGAACAAGAGCACGACGACTATAACAGCATAATGGTAAAAGCACTTGCCGATAGGCTGGTGGAAGCTTTCGCCGAGTATTTACACGAACAGGTGAGAAAAAAATACTGGGGTTACGCCGCCGATGAAGAATTAAGCAATACAGAGCTTATAAGCGAATCCTACCAGGGGATTAGACCGGCTCCCGGCTATCCTGCCTGTCCCGACCATCTGGAAAAAGAGACCATTTGGGACATTCTCAAAGTGAAGGAGACCATTGGTGTATCACTCACAGAGAGCCTTGCTATGTGGCCAGCAGCTTCGGTTTCGGGATATTATTTCGGAAATGCAGAGGCAAAATATTTTGGTTTGGGAAAGATCAGGGAAGATCAGGTAAAAGATTTTGCATCGAGAAAAGGAATTTCAGAAGAAAAAGCCTTTAAATGGCTACAAACAAGTTTAGCAGATTAAATGAAAGTAACAGAACATATTGCCAACGGAAAGGGAAAAACCCAGTTTTCATTCGAAATTTTACCCCCTTTGAAGGGGCAGAATATCCAGTCGATCTTCGACAGTATCGACCCCCTAATGGAGTTCAAACCACCCTTTATCGACGTAACGTACCATCGGGAAGAGTACGTTTATAAAGAAATGGAAAATGGGCTACTTCAGAAAAAAGTAGTGAAAAAACGACCCGGGACTGTAGGTATTTGCGCCGCCATACAGAATAAGTACCAGGTAGATGCTATACCGCATATACTTTGCGGTGGCTTTACAAAAGAGGACACAGAGAATTTCCTGATCGACCTGGATTTCCTGGGGATTGATAATGTAATGGCCTTGCGTGGGGATGCCGTGAAAACAGAGACCTATTTCACTCCCGAGAAGGAAGGCCATCGTTATGCAAATGAGTTGGTTCAACAGATAGATGCTCTCAATAAAGGCGAATACCTGGACGAGGAAATAATGAATCAGGCACAGACAGATTTCTGTATTGGCGTGGCGGGATATCCCGAGAAACATATGGAAGCTCCCAATATGGAAAGCGATTTACATTTTCTGAAAAAGAAACTTAAGAACGGTGCGGAATATATTGTTACCCAGATGTTCTTTGATAACAATAAGTATTTTGAATTTGTGGAAAAGTGTCGCTCTGCGGGAATAACTGCGCCTATCATCCCCGGACTTAAACCTATTTCTACTAAGAAACAATTAAACCTTATCCCGCAGCGATTTAATGCAGACCTGCCTGAAGCCCTTATCAAGGAAGTCCTTAAATGTGAGACTAATGAACAGGTAAAAGAGGTAGGGATCGAGTGGTGTGTGGAACAAAGCAAAGAACTTATAAAGGAAAAGGTTCCCTTTCTGCATTATTATTCTATGGGAAAGAGTGATAATATAAAGGCAATTGCGAGGCAATTATTTTAAAAGAATTAACCCTAATATATATGAAATCTTATCTTTACTATAACTAATTCGACATGTTATCGCGTAAAACAAAATACGGATTAAAAGCACTCACATTCCTGGCTAAACAGGATAAGAACGAGCCTGTTCAGATCTCGGTGATCTCACAATCGGAAAACATCTCGCATAAGTTTTTGGAGAGTATCCTTCTCATTCTTCGGAAGGCGGGTTATCTGGGATCCAAGAAAGGCAAGGGTGGGGGATATTATCTTATGAAGCATCCTTCAGAAATACCGATCGCTGCAGTTTACCGAATACTGGAAGGGCCAATTGCCATGATGCCCTGTGTAAGTCTCAATTTTTACGAAAAATGTGATGACTGCCCCGATGAGGAAGCTTGCAGTGTACATAATTTAATGGTTCAGGTACGGGATAATTGTCTGCAGATCTTTGAAAATACCAGTTTAGAAGATCTTATTAAAAGTTAATAGAAACCCATGTAAAATATTATCGTAGATTTGTTTACTCTACTAAATCTATAGGTTTATTATAGTTATGAATACAATCACTTCGGAAAACATTCACTTATTCAACCAAAATTTAAGATACGAAGAACCTGCGGAAATTATTTCATTCGCTTTAGGTTTGGCCAAAAATCCACTTGTAACTACTAGTTTTGGGCCTTATTCGGCGGTTTTGCTTCATGCCGTAACCAATCAAAAGAAAGATATAAAAGTGGTATGGTGCGATACGGGTTACAATACAGACGAGACCTATGAGCATGCTAAATACCTTATGGAAACACTTCACCTCAATATCGAAATCTTTGCCCCTAAATACACTACGGCCTTTTTAAATCATACTATTGGGAGACCGGATATTGAAAATCCGAAGCATGCTGTTTTTTCCGAGAAGGTGAAGTTAGAACCCTTCACCAGGGCGCTGAACAAATACAAGCCTGATGTATGGTTTACCAATATCCGTGCAGGACAGACTAAACATCGGGATTCGTTGGATATCTTAAGTCTGGATGAAGATGGAATTTTAAAAGTGAGTCCGTTCTATTACTTTACAGATGCGCAGCTAAAATCTTATTTATCCCTTCATAAATTACCAGCCGAATTCAATTATTTCGATCCTGTAAAAGCATTGGAAAATAGGGAATGCGGAATCCACTTGCGGAATTAATTTTATTTATTTTTACGCTATGGATTTGGCCATTCCACAGCGAGAAGAACTACTCAAAACACAGGAGGCATTGTTGCCGTACGTTCACCGGACACCTGTGTTGGAATCGGCTTTGCTCAATGAACTAAGCGGAGCCCGTCTTTATTTCAAATGTGAGAATTTTCAGAGAATGGGCGCCTTTAAAATGCGAGGAGCCATGAATGCAGTGTTACAATTTTCGGAAGCTGAAAAAGAAGCCGGGGTGGTAACTCATTCTTCCGGGAACTTCGGCCAGGCGGTGGCCCTGGCAGCCAAAAATCTTGGGATAAAAGCATTTATAGTGATGCCATCTTCCGCACCTGCGGTTAAAAAGAGTGCTGTACGCACCTACGGAGGATTGATAACCGAGTGCGAACCTACTCTGGCCGCACGTGAGGCCGAAGCTGCGCGGATCGTTAAAGCTACCGGTGCTACTTTTCTACATCCTTCCAATCAGATAGAAGTGATTATGGGTAATGCCACAGCTGCTATGGAGTTACTGGAATCGCAACCCGAACTCGACTTTATCTTTACGCCCATAGGGGGTGGAGGGCTTATCGCCGGGACGGCTCTGGCGGTTCATTATTTTGGAAATGAATGTAAAACGATTGGGGGAGAACCGCTGGCAGCAGATGACGCCTGGAGGTCGCTAAAGACTGGCAAAATTGAAACCAACACAAACACCAATACCATTGCCGATGGATTAAGAACAAATTTAGGAGATGTAAATTTTCCTATTATTAAAATGTTGGTGCCGGAGATCATCCGCGTAACTGAAGATGAGATAATCGAAAGCCTGAGACTTATCTGGGAACGGATGAAGATAGTGGTTGAACCTTCCAGCGCGGTGCCCTTGGCTGCTCTAATTAAAGAGAAGGGACGCTTCAGAAATAAAAAAATTGGCATCATTCTCTCGGGAGGAAATGTAGATCTGGCTGCACTCCCCTTTTCCCATAGCAAACAATGAAGAAGGAGGCTATGATGAAATGGATGCTGATCTTGTTTTTTCTTGCTACTCCTCTCGTAGGCCAGGAAAAGTATCCGGGAAAATACTCTTTTGATGTTTCGTATGGCTACGGGACTATCCTTAGGCATAATAAGAATATTGCGCATTTGGTAATAGCCCATCCCCAGGTGATAACATTGGGTGTTAATCGTAAGACCTTCGGTGAAAAGCCCTGGCAGCAAAGTTTTAATTACCCGGACTGGGGGCTGTCGTTTCAGTTTACAGATTTTAGAAACGAGGTATTAGGGAAGAATTTCGGCATTTTGGCACATTACAATTTCTATTTTCTCAATAGAAACGTAAGGCTTCACCTGGCCCAGGGAATAAGTTACAACACCCATCCCTTCGATCTGGAAACCAACCCAAAGAACAATGCATTTGGTAGCCTTTTACTGTCTTCAACAGCCC includes the following:
- a CDS encoding homoserine dehydrogenase family protein, whose amino-acid sequence is MSTEIKENNTSRIDLQLLKKKKVNLAVFGHGNVGGKLLDQILESAASISERKHIVLNVFAVANSGQLLFQTDGIDENWRNKLKAEKAGWDISEVIKFARQYNLKNLIAIDNTGSTEFVEHYPKLIEGGFNLVSSNKHPNTRDLEFYHELRSLLQRHEKEFFYETNVGAGLPLIDTIKLLHLSGENITRIRGVFSGSLSYIFNTFSENDDSFGNVLKKAMNYGFTEPDPREDLSGNDVGRKLLILARELDLHHELTDVNIENLIPKPLRTIPKHEFLEQLDALDVKFHIKKRNQKKDHVLRYIGDLHGDLSEVNGGTLDVKLVSVPRDSTLGQLSNSDSLFEIYTQNYAQHPITIKGAGAGGAVTARGVLGDILRLSDKL
- a CDS encoding OsmC family protein, with the protein product MKVTLNRLNDDFHFEAKGASNVVVHIDSKVNEEVHGASPMELLLMAVGGCNAIDIVSILKKQRQQITSYAIEVEGKRKEVRQAKPFEAIHVTVFLEGDIDEAKAKRAAQLSFEKYCSVSITLEGAVEVTYDVYVNDRKV
- the proC gene encoding pyrroline-5-carboxylate reductase — its product is MDKKVAIIGCGNLGIAILKGLLDSKYTAAENITVTRRNVEALSEFSREGVVVTTDNRSAVKNADLILVALKPHNILTVLQDLKQEFDPNRHILISLATGISIAQLGEASSTELSIFRAMPNTAAFVKESLTCICANTDNRQTLETVRQLFDGIGEIQFIEEELMEAATVLGACGIAYVLRFMRAMVQGGIQIGFSSKVASFIVNQTVNGASRLLIEKRAHPEEEIDKVTTPKGCTIEGLNEMEHNGFSSALIKGIVTSFEKIEK
- a CDS encoding trans-sulfuration enzyme family protein, with translation MSATKIIHAIPSDPLTGAISVPVYQTSTFIQEAPGVNKGFDYARSNNPTRKVLEDVIAELEGGDAGFAFSTGLAAIDAVLKLLSAGDEIVAVDDIYGGAYRLFTHVYEKLGISVNYVDTTEVDNVAAAVNEKTKFIWIESPTNPTLKVSDIRAIAAIAAQVGAYLVVDNTFASPIGQNPISLGADIVIHSGTKYIGGHSDLVAGLVVTAAPELSEKIKFVQNASGGVLGPWDCFLTIRGIETLDIRFRKQSENALSIARFLQHHPEVDEVFYPGLDTHKNHHIAARQQNNLFGGVVSFSLKNDSTDVANAFVTHTRFFKLAESLGGVKSLLCHPAQMTHASIPRDRRLRSGIKDSLIRLSCGIEEPQDLIEDLNTAFKSVNTATQLIYA
- the thrC gene encoding threonine synthase yields the protein MQYFSLNKQAEKVSFKEAVIKGLAPDKGLYFPETITKLPTRFFDRIEQLEDHEIAFHVIDQFVGGEIPAPELKQILKEVLSFDFPLVEVKPDIFSLELFHGPTLAFKDVGARFMARCLGYFNREKQAEKVTVLVATSGDTGGAVANGFFNVPGVEVVILYPSGKVSEIQEKQLTTLGKNISAMEVKGNFDDCQTMVKQAFLDEDFAGKVKLTSANSINVARWLPQMFYYFSAYKRLKEKGKPIIFSVPSGNFGNICAGMMARKLGLPIAHFITGTNENDVVPEYLRTGIYQQKNTISTISNAMDVAAPSNFVRIKELYDHDLEKLREDLSGYSYTDTQNLMVMKDLCGAYSYTADPHGAIGFAALSDYITENDFQGIGVFLETAHPVKFLDVIPKEIAEQITLPESIQAIIDKEKSAMQISSYKELKDYLLR
- a CDS encoding homoserine kinase, encoding MDQLQIFSPATVANVSCGYDAMAFALESLGDEMTFRKNDLGKTRIVKIEGADLPFESNKNVAAAVAKRMLQDAGANFGVDIEIVKKYKPGSGLGSSAASGAGAAFAINQLLNNRYTKLEQLKYAMFGEEVACGSQIADNVAAALYGGFVLIRSYEPLDIVSIPTPSQLFVTVIHPQIEIKTEDARNILPKEIPMKTAISQWANVGGLIAGLHSSDYDLIGRSLTDHVVEPYRKKFIPHFDALKRAALDHGALGAGISGSGPSVFALVKGAEMAEKIAAAFNEVYKDSAIDYRIYTSGIAKTGITLSNE